A genome region from Hymenobacter tibetensis includes the following:
- a CDS encoding DUF6686 family protein: MAQFFHHNEFGYCARCPRTCHLHVCFGNVALAATTTEFTDFRRVVADTWQHHCLRTTDPECRCIALRTPAPHLALVFSLVELTQLRDILENTALLLEVEQLLAPKAE, translated from the coding sequence ATGGCTCAATTCTTTCATCATAACGAGTTCGGCTACTGTGCCCGTTGTCCGCGCACTTGCCATTTGCATGTTTGTTTCGGCAACGTAGCTCTAGCAGCTACCACCACCGAATTCACGGATTTCCGTCGCGTTGTGGCTGATACGTGGCAACACCACTGCCTGCGTACCACCGACCCCGAATGCCGCTGTATTGCCTTGCGTACCCCAGCCCCGCACTTGGCGCTGGTGTTTTCCCTCGTGGAGCTAACCCAGCTGCGCGACATCCTCGAAAATACAGCCCTCTTGCTGGAAGTAGAGCAGTTGCTTGCTCCCAAAGCAGAGTAG
- the guaA gene encoding glutamine-hydrolyzing GMP synthase, whose protein sequence is MPQQILILDFGSQYTQLIARRIRELNVYCEIHPYTHAPDLTEDIRGVVLSGSPCSVRDAESPNPDLSRYLGQVPVLGVCYGAQLLAHQQGGEVMPATIREYGRARLARVNHESPLLHGVPTESQVWMSHGDTIKHLPAGFTSIASTPEVEVAAFHIDGQPTYGIQFHPEVTHSTDGKTLLQNFVVNICGLDQSWTPEHFVDAMVGTLQRTIGEQDQVILGLSGGVDSSVAALLLHRAVGSRLHGIFVNNGLLRKDEYEDVLHSYKDLGLNVRGVDASAEFYAALAGLTDPELKRKAIGRTFIEVFDREAQKVEGARWLAQGTIYPDVIESVSVKGPAVTIKSHHNVGGLPEKMNLRIVEPLRALFKDEVREVGHTLGLPTNILHRHPFPGPGLGIRILGDITPAKVDLLQRADAIFINGLKAHNLYDQTWQAGVMLLPIQSVGVMGDERTYEQVVALRAVTSVDGMTADWAHLPYEFLAEISNKIINQVRGINRVVYDISSKPPATIEWE, encoded by the coding sequence ATGCCTCAACAGATTCTGATTCTCGACTTTGGGTCGCAGTACACACAGCTCATAGCCCGGCGCATCCGGGAGTTGAATGTTTACTGCGAAATCCACCCGTATACGCACGCCCCGGACCTCACTGAGGATATCCGGGGCGTTGTGCTTTCTGGCTCTCCCTGCTCCGTACGCGATGCTGAATCGCCTAACCCGGACCTCTCGCGGTACTTGGGCCAGGTGCCAGTGCTAGGCGTCTGCTACGGTGCGCAGCTGCTAGCCCACCAGCAAGGCGGCGAAGTGATGCCGGCTACCATTCGCGAGTACGGCCGAGCCCGCCTAGCCCGCGTCAACCACGAAAGCCCATTGCTGCACGGGGTACCCACCGAGTCGCAGGTATGGATGTCGCACGGCGACACCATCAAGCACTTGCCCGCGGGCTTTACCAGCATTGCCAGCACGCCCGAAGTGGAGGTAGCTGCCTTCCACATTGACGGCCAACCCACTTACGGCATTCAGTTTCATCCGGAAGTTACGCACAGCACCGACGGCAAGACCTTGCTCCAAAACTTTGTAGTGAACATCTGTGGCCTCGACCAAAGCTGGACACCAGAGCACTTTGTGGATGCCATGGTGGGTACGCTGCAGCGCACTATTGGCGAGCAAGACCAAGTTATCCTGGGCCTTTCCGGCGGGGTAGACTCCAGCGTGGCGGCCTTGCTGTTGCACCGCGCCGTTGGGAGCCGGCTGCACGGCATTTTCGTCAACAACGGCCTGCTGCGCAAAGACGAGTACGAAGACGTGCTTCACTCCTACAAAGACTTGGGGTTGAACGTACGCGGGGTGGATGCCTCCGCCGAGTTCTACGCGGCCTTGGCGGGCCTTACTGACCCAGAGCTGAAGCGCAAAGCTATTGGCCGCACCTTCATCGAGGTATTCGACCGCGAAGCCCAAAAAGTGGAAGGAGCGCGCTGGCTGGCTCAAGGCACCATCTATCCCGACGTTATTGAGTCGGTTTCAGTGAAAGGACCAGCTGTGACCATCAAGAGCCACCACAATGTGGGCGGACTGCCTGAGAAGATGAACCTGCGGATTGTGGAGCCGCTGCGGGCGTTGTTTAAAGATGAAGTGCGCGAAGTAGGCCACACCCTAGGGCTGCCAACCAACATCTTGCATCGTCACCCGTTCCCCGGCCCAGGGTTGGGCATTCGCATCCTCGGCGACATTACGCCCGCGAAAGTGGACCTGCTCCAGCGGGCCGATGCCATTTTCATTAATGGCCTGAAAGCCCATAACCTCTACGACCAAACTTGGCAGGCCGGTGTCATGCTGCTCCCCATCCAAAGTGTGGGAGTAATGGGCGACGAGCGCACCTATGAGCAGGTGGTAGCCCTTCGCGCCGTCACTAGCGTGGATGGCATGACTGCCGACTGGGCTCACCTACCCTATGAGTTTCTGGCGGAAATCAGCAACAAAATCATCAACCAAGTACGCGGCATCAACCGCGTGGTGTATGACATCAGCTCGAAGCCGCCGGCTACCATCGAGTGGGAATAA
- a CDS encoding carboxypeptidase regulatory-like domain-containing protein has protein sequence MTSLLLSTAAVAQNASNAVAKTRALPKSVVAMNAPITVNQAVAAPLPATQATASAEAAEPAESAEAKYFKGTVVDELGEPLAGVVVSVVTGKDHFSVTTTTNAEGEYLLQTNVLSPLLLVSYAGYEEIQQRATYAKPLTFQLESIENYDRQLKKRVKSAEKAWHK, from the coding sequence ATGACAAGCCTTCTCTTGTCAACTGCTGCTGTCGCTCAGAATGCCAGCAACGCAGTAGCTAAAACCCGCGCACTACCTAAGTCGGTAGTTGCTATGAATGCCCCCATAACGGTTAACCAAGCAGTTGCTGCACCGCTTCCTGCCACTCAAGCAACAGCTTCAGCAGAAGCTGCAGAGCCCGCAGAATCCGCAGAGGCTAAGTATTTCAAAGGAACGGTTGTCGACGAGTTGGGCGAGCCATTGGCGGGAGTTGTGGTATCGGTTGTGACCGGCAAAGACCACTTCAGCGTTACCACTACCACCAACGCCGAAGGCGAGTATCTGCTGCAAACAAATGTTTTGTCGCCTCTCTTGCTAGTAAGCTATGCCGGCTACGAAGAGATTCAGCAGCGCGCCACCTATGCAAAGCCACTTACCTTCCAGTTGGAGTCCATTGAAAATTACGACCGGCAACTAAAGAAAAGAGTGAAGTCGGCCGAAAAAGCCTGGCATAAATAG
- the fsa gene encoding fructose-6-phosphate aldolase, with protein MKFFIDTANLKDIQEAVELGVLDGVTTNPSLMAKEGIKGTDAVMAHYKQICELVDGDVSAEVIATDYAGIVREGEALAELHPNIVVKVPMIRDGVKAIRYFSDKGIKTNCTLIFSAGQALLAAKAGATYVSPFVGRLDDIGADGMQLIQQIVDIFSNYGYPTQVLAASVRHIPHLIQCAELGADVVTCPLNVITGLLQHPLTDKGLATFLADHAKVNG; from the coding sequence ATGAAATTTTTCATTGATACTGCCAACCTGAAGGACATTCAGGAAGCTGTGGAGCTAGGAGTGCTCGATGGCGTAACAACCAACCCTTCCTTGATGGCCAAAGAAGGCATCAAAGGCACCGACGCCGTAATGGCGCACTACAAGCAGATCTGCGAGCTAGTGGATGGCGATGTATCGGCGGAGGTAATTGCCACTGACTATGCCGGTATCGTTCGGGAAGGGGAGGCGCTGGCAGAGTTGCACCCCAACATTGTGGTGAAAGTGCCCATGATTCGGGACGGTGTGAAAGCCATCCGGTATTTTTCCGACAAAGGCATCAAGACCAACTGCACCTTGATTTTCTCGGCTGGGCAAGCACTGCTGGCCGCCAAGGCCGGCGCCACGTATGTATCGCCTTTCGTGGGCCGTCTGGATGACATTGGAGCCGATGGCATGCAGCTGATTCAGCAAATCGTGGATATTTTTTCTAACTACGGCTACCCCACTCAGGTATTGGCCGCTTCAGTGCGTCATATACCGCACCTGATTCAGTGCGCCGAACTGGGTGCCGACGTGGTAACTTGTCCGCTTAACGTTATCACAGGATTGTTGCAGCATCCCCTCACAGACAAAGGTTTGGCCACGTTCCTTGCCGATCACGCCAAAGTGAACGGGTAA
- a CDS encoding fructose-6-phosphate aldolase: protein MYIIKVKGKAKIPDYIQLRDEEFVLIAYFRADRPLKDLHRYGLENKETALAAVIEGLAFGKLQKLEI, encoded by the coding sequence ATGTACATCATCAAAGTCAAAGGCAAGGCTAAGATTCCAGATTACATTCAGCTGCGCGACGAGGAGTTTGTGCTCATAGCCTATTTTCGCGCCGACCGTCCGCTCAAGGATTTGCACCGCTACGGCCTAGAAAACAAGGAAACCGCGCTGGCTGCCGTCATAGAAGGATTGGCCTTTGGTAAGCTGCAAAAGCTGGAAATCTAG
- a CDS encoding cell division ATP-binding protein FtsE: MSVIELHDAYIMQDVNTVLQKVTFTLEKGEFAYLVGRTGSGKSSLLKTLYADLTLGAGTGSVAGFALPKIESSGKVPYLRRKLGIIFQDFQLLFDRTVAENLLFVLNATGWSGKARKQQRISEVLMRVGLANVASKMPHQLSGGEQQRVVIARALLNEPMLLLADEPTGNLDPDVADSIMRLFVEINNAGTAVLMATHNYQIIQQYPKRVLKCEQGQLMDSAVAKFELKREN, from the coding sequence ATGTCCGTTATCGAGCTGCACGACGCTTACATTATGCAGGACGTGAATACCGTGCTGCAGAAAGTCACGTTCACGCTGGAAAAGGGGGAGTTTGCGTATCTGGTGGGCCGAACCGGGTCGGGCAAAAGCTCGCTGCTAAAAACCTTGTACGCCGACCTGACGCTGGGCGCGGGTACTGGCTCTGTGGCTGGCTTTGCACTACCCAAAATCGAGAGCAGCGGCAAGGTGCCTTATCTGCGCCGGAAGCTGGGCATCATCTTCCAGGATTTCCAGTTGCTCTTCGACCGAACCGTGGCCGAGAACTTGCTCTTCGTATTGAATGCTACGGGTTGGAGCGGCAAGGCCCGTAAACAGCAGCGGATTTCGGAGGTGCTCATGCGGGTCGGCTTAGCCAACGTTGCGAGCAAGATGCCTCATCAACTGTCGGGGGGCGAGCAGCAGCGCGTGGTTATTGCCCGCGCTTTGCTCAACGAGCCGATGCTGTTACTTGCTGATGAGCCCACCGGCAACCTGGACCCAGACGTAGCCGACAGTATTATGCGGCTGTTCGTGGAAATCAACAATGCTGGTACAGCCGTGCTAATGGCCACGCACAACTACCAAATTATTCAGCAGTATCCAAAGCGGGTGCTGAAGTGCGAACAAGGGCAATTAATGGATTCCGCAGTGGCAAAATTTGAGTTGAAAAGAGAAAATTAA
- a CDS encoding glycosyltransferase family 2 protein — MTGLSILIPVFNRNVTALVQALLAQVPDWGGPVEILLFDDASAKEFRQLNRPLGKLAGVRYQQLPRNVGRAAIRNQLAAAAQHPWLLLLDNNISLPDASFLARYSDAASQDQGLVLVGGTIYTPAPPADPACLLRWHYGNHREARPAPVRQQKAYAQFTLKNVLVWADIFRKIGLDESLTRYGHEDTKFGWQLREAGIPIHHLPNPVLHDGLEPAAEFLEKTHEAVRNLALLYRAEGLGSDTKLLKAALQLHRWGLGEAVRVAFQLRQDQVRRNLLSVTPSLRQLDALKLYWMLTELGKQA, encoded by the coding sequence ATGACCGGTCTCTCCATCTTGATTCCGGTGTTCAACCGCAACGTTACGGCTTTGGTCCAGGCCTTGCTAGCTCAAGTACCGGACTGGGGCGGACCGGTGGAGATTCTTTTGTTTGACGATGCTTCTGCCAAAGAATTTCGGCAGCTAAACCGCCCGTTGGGCAAGCTAGCAGGGGTGCGTTATCAGCAACTGCCACGCAACGTGGGCCGGGCCGCCATCCGAAACCAATTGGCCGCCGCCGCGCAGCATCCTTGGCTGTTACTGCTCGACAACAATATCTCGTTGCCCGACGCATCCTTTCTGGCCCGCTATTCTGACGCTGCTAGCCAGGACCAAGGGCTTGTGTTGGTAGGTGGCACTATATACACTCCTGCGCCACCTGCAGATCCGGCTTGTTTGCTGCGCTGGCACTACGGAAACCACCGTGAGGCCCGGCCCGCGCCTGTGCGGCAGCAAAAAGCATACGCGCAGTTTACGCTCAAAAACGTGCTGGTATGGGCCGACATCTTTCGCAAAATCGGGCTGGACGAAAGCTTGACCCGCTACGGTCACGAGGACACTAAATTTGGCTGGCAACTGCGCGAAGCAGGCATACCCATTCATCACTTGCCTAATCCGGTGCTACATGATGGGCTGGAGCCGGCCGCTGAGTTTTTGGAAAAAACGCACGAGGCTGTGCGCAATTTAGCGCTGCTCTATCGCGCCGAAGGGCTAGGCAGCGACACCAAGCTACTGAAAGCGGCATTGCAACTGCACCGCTGGGGCCTGGGTGAAGCAGTTCGGGTGGCATTCCAGCTGCGGCAAGATCAGGTGCGCCGCAATCTGCTATCCGTCACTCCCAGCTTGCGCCAGCTTGATGCGCTAAAGCTATACTGGATGCTGACAGAGCTGGGCAAGCAGGCGTAA
- a CDS encoding DegT/DnrJ/EryC1/StrS family aminotransferase, giving the protein MPVLPIPSTPISMLDLRAQHAPIQEELNAACQQTMEEAAFIQGPAVGQFTEELSAYLGGACVVPCANGTDALQLAFMSLKLPAGAEIIVPAFTYVATLEAAAVLGLVPVPAEVRPDTFNLDPVAVEAALTPRTGAIVAVHLFGQCADLTALRRIADKHRVALIEDNAQAIGATFRAESGELWMAGMVGEVGTTSFFPSKNLGALGDGGALLTRDPARATYLRQLANHGQTRKYHHEHIGLNSRLDTLQAALLRVKLRYLAQWTAARQHIATQYDAALADLAGIRIPARDARSTHVFHQYTLVVEEGAEDLNRRDQLQAYLQQHGIPSVVYYPLPNHLQPAYQHLGYRAGQFPVAERLCRTVLSLPMHPTLTHEQVAYIAEQVRTWALGENAALKITHG; this is encoded by the coding sequence GTGCCTGTTCTTCCTATACCTTCCACGCCCATTTCCATGCTGGATTTACGCGCCCAACATGCGCCCATCCAAGAGGAATTGAACGCAGCCTGCCAGCAGACGATGGAGGAAGCAGCTTTCATTCAAGGACCCGCCGTCGGGCAATTCACCGAGGAGCTAAGTGCTTATCTAGGCGGTGCATGCGTGGTGCCTTGCGCCAATGGCACCGATGCGCTGCAACTGGCTTTTATGAGCCTAAAATTGCCAGCAGGAGCAGAAATCATAGTGCCTGCCTTCACCTACGTAGCTACGTTGGAGGCTGCCGCCGTACTCGGGCTGGTTCCGGTGCCCGCAGAAGTACGACCCGATACCTTCAACCTGGACCCAGTGGCAGTGGAAGCTGCCCTCACGCCGCGCACAGGGGCCATTGTGGCGGTGCATCTGTTTGGGCAATGCGCCGACCTGACGGCCCTCCGGCGCATAGCCGATAAACACCGCGTCGCGCTGATTGAAGACAACGCGCAGGCCATTGGAGCTACTTTTCGGGCGGAATCCGGTGAGCTATGGATGGCGGGCATGGTGGGGGAGGTAGGCACTACGTCGTTCTTTCCAAGCAAAAACCTTGGGGCCCTTGGCGATGGTGGGGCTTTGCTTACCCGCGACCCAGCCCGCGCCACGTACCTGCGCCAGCTTGCCAACCACGGCCAGACCCGGAAGTACCATCACGAGCACATTGGTCTTAATTCCCGCCTTGATACGCTGCAAGCCGCTTTGCTGCGCGTGAAACTGCGGTACCTAGCCCAATGGACGGCAGCCCGGCAGCATATTGCCACCCAATACGATGCGGCCCTGGCGGATCTTGCTGGCATCCGTATCCCCGCTCGGGATGCGCGTAGCACGCACGTCTTTCACCAGTATACACTTGTAGTAGAGGAAGGCGCAGAAGACCTGAACCGCCGCGACCAGCTACAGGCCTACTTGCAGCAGCACGGTATTCCTAGCGTTGTGTACTACCCGTTGCCCAACCACTTGCAGCCGGCTTATCAGCACCTTGGCTATCGTGCGGGCCAGTTCCCAGTGGCTGAACGCCTTTGCCGAACTGTTTTGTCGCTGCCTATGCATCCTACTCTAACACACGAGCAAGTGGCCTACATTGCAGAACAGGTGCGCACCTGGGCTCTTGGCGAAAATGCGGCTTTGAAAATAACCCACGGCTGA
- a CDS encoding M48 family metalloprotease gives MRRSFLTLLLPLAGVAAFTTAAINKPNQGFNIFSVQQDIDLGAKVAQQTDSLYRAKGQLLARSSNARAYQLLDGVVKRVLDNGNLKYRTQFPWDVQIIKDDQTQNAFATPGGHIYVFSGLIKFLDNENQLAGVLGHEIAHADRRHSTQLMQKQYGISLLSGVVLGNNPNQLVQIATGLGQLKFSRTYETEADKYSTIYLNGTRYYACDGAAGFFIKAEKQGGGGTPEFLSTHPNPGGRVANIQKSAQQLGCTGRNVSNTNFEELKRLL, from the coding sequence ATGCGCCGTTCTTTTCTTACGCTGTTGCTACCGCTGGCAGGGGTAGCCGCATTTACCACTGCCGCCATCAACAAGCCTAATCAGGGCTTTAATATCTTCTCTGTACAGCAAGACATTGATTTGGGCGCGAAAGTAGCTCAGCAAACCGATTCGCTGTACCGCGCCAAAGGGCAATTGCTAGCGCGTTCCAGCAATGCTCGTGCGTACCAGCTGCTCGATGGGGTAGTGAAGCGGGTGCTCGATAATGGCAACCTCAAGTACCGCACGCAGTTTCCGTGGGACGTACAAATCATCAAGGACGACCAAACGCAGAATGCTTTCGCCACTCCCGGCGGACATATCTACGTGTTTTCGGGGCTGATCAAGTTCCTGGACAACGAAAACCAACTAGCGGGTGTGTTGGGCCATGAAATAGCGCACGCCGACCGCCGCCATAGCACCCAGTTGATGCAGAAGCAATATGGTATCAGCTTGCTGAGCGGCGTTGTATTAGGAAATAACCCCAACCAACTGGTGCAGATTGCAACCGGTCTGGGGCAGCTTAAATTTAGTCGCACTTACGAGACCGAGGCCGATAAGTACTCGACTATCTACTTGAATGGCACCCGCTACTACGCCTGCGACGGAGCAGCTGGTTTCTTTATCAAAGCGGAGAAGCAAGGCGGTGGCGGTACTCCCGAATTTTTAAGCACGCACCCCAATCCCGGCGGACGCGTAGCTAACATTCAGAAAAGCGCCCAACAGCTGGGCTGCACTGGTCGCAACGTCAGCAACACCAATTTCGAAGAACTGAAACGGCTTTTATAG
- a CDS encoding Gfo/Idh/MocA family protein: protein MGHIGRRHASLVSRHPGAQLVALVDIQAGLSADLALEYPGVPFFSSLEEYLTTGPEADILTIATPNYQHAPQAIAGLRRGMHVVIEKPIALRKTDAEAIVHTALQTGRLVFGVMQNRYSPPAAWLKQVYEEERLGEIYLVQFNCFWNRDARYYKAGGWKGTQAQDGGTLFTQFSHFVDLLYWVFGDITNIKARFRNFNHAGLTEFEDSGLVTFDLVRGGSGTLQYSTAVWDRNLESSLTVVAEHGSLRLGGQYMDKVEYCHLRNYTLPELPPTNPANDYGPYQGSAANHVQVIENVVDTVQNRSFATTNALEGLKVVEIIERIYSLR from the coding sequence ATGGGTCATATCGGCCGCCGTCATGCTTCGTTGGTGTCTCGGCATCCGGGGGCACAACTGGTTGCACTCGTTGATATTCAGGCAGGATTATCCGCAGATTTAGCACTCGAATACCCTGGAGTACCATTCTTCTCTTCATTAGAAGAATATTTAACCACTGGTCCTGAGGCAGATATACTTACTATAGCTACACCAAATTACCAGCATGCGCCGCAAGCTATAGCTGGTTTGCGGCGAGGAATGCACGTAGTTATCGAGAAACCGATAGCGCTGCGGAAGACGGATGCCGAGGCCATTGTGCACACCGCTCTGCAAACGGGCCGACTGGTGTTTGGCGTCATGCAGAACCGGTATTCGCCGCCTGCGGCATGGCTGAAACAGGTATATGAGGAAGAGCGGTTAGGCGAAATCTATCTGGTACAATTCAATTGCTTCTGGAACCGCGACGCCCGGTACTACAAGGCTGGTGGCTGGAAGGGCACGCAAGCACAAGACGGTGGCACGCTTTTCACGCAGTTCAGCCATTTCGTTGATTTGCTGTACTGGGTGTTTGGCGACATCACCAACATTAAGGCTCGCTTCCGCAATTTCAACCACGCGGGCCTAACAGAATTCGAAGACAGCGGACTTGTTACCTTCGATTTGGTACGGGGCGGCAGCGGGACGCTTCAATACAGCACGGCCGTATGGGACCGGAATCTGGAAAGTAGCCTTACAGTGGTGGCTGAACACGGCAGCTTGCGGCTTGGCGGCCAGTACATGGATAAAGTGGAGTATTGTCATCTTCGCAACTACACCCTCCCAGAACTGCCCCCTACCAACCCGGCCAACGATTATGGTCCCTATCAGGGCAGCGCGGCCAACCACGTGCAGGTAATCGAAAACGTAGTAGACACCGTCCAGAACCGCAGTTTTGCTACTACTAACGCGTTAGAAGGGTTGAAGGTGGTGGAGATAATTGAGCGGATATATAGCCTGAGGTAG